The Fibrobacter sp. genome segment GCCGGAAAGATCGAAGGCCCGCAGATGTCCGTGATGAATATTGCCGGAAAGATCAAGGGCCCGCAGGTATCCTTGTTGAACATTGCAGGCAAGGCGAACGGCCGCCAGATTGGTCTCCTCAATATCTGCGGTTCCTGCGAAGAGTCTCCGATTGGCCTTATCAGCCTCGTGGGTAACGGCGTGTGGAGCGTGACGACATCCCTGAACGAGACGGGCGCCTTGGGACTTTCCTTCCACTTCGGAACGCCATTCCTCTATACCGCGGTCGAAGGGACGCGCTTGTTCGAGAAGGGTTCGTCTTTCAGGCACTTCGATGGAACCTTTGAATCGGGCTTGGGAATCGGAACGCAGTTCGGCTATTTCGGCACCCATTTCGAACTAGAATACATGTTCCTCAGCGTCTATGACCGCTTCCGCTTCAGTGAAGACACCAAGAGCAATTTCCACCATCGCATGCGTCTTGGCTTTGTCCACCGCCTGCTTCCCGGCTTCGGCCTGACTGTCGGCGGCACCATGAACGTGGTGACCGAGGGCAATGCGGACAAGGTATTCCTCAAGCCTCTTGGCGAATACCACGACGACGTGAAGCACCATGACCACAAGGGACGCATCTGGCCCGGATTCTATGCCGGCCTGGTCTTTGGAAGGTTCTAGGACAACAGCGCATATGATTTAGAAGGGCCGCGACTGCGGCCCTTTGCGTTTTTCGTTTTCGGGGAATTAGGCTTTGTCGAGCGCCGTTTCCAGGATTTTTTTCGCGTTCGCGACGCGTTCGGGAGAGGGCGACTTGACGTCTTTCAGCGGGTAGTCGATACCGAGCTGCTGGTACTTGGCGAGCGCGAGCGCATGGTAGGGCAATACGTCGATGCGCTTCACGTTGCCCAGTGTGCGGATGAAGTCGCGCGTCTGTGCGAGGTAATCGTCGTTGTCGCTTATGCCGGGAACGAGCACGTGCCTAATCCAGATGGGCTTGTGGATTTCGTCGAGGTAGCGGAACATGTCGAGGATGTTCGCATTGTCGTGCCCGGTGAGCGCTTTGTGCTCGGTCGGGTCGATGTGCTTGATATCCACGAGCAGCAGGTCCGTTGCCGCCATGAGGCGTTTGAACTTGCCGAAGTACGGCTCGTTGCGGACGAAGTTTACGCCCGAGGTGTCGATGCAGGTGTTTACGCCTGCCGCCTTCGCCGCTTCGAAGAATTCAATCATGAAATCCATTTGCGCGAGTGGTTCGCCGCCGCTCACGGTGATGCCGCCTTCGGTTCCCCAGTAGCTCTTGTAACGGAGCGCTTTTTTCAGGAGGTCGCCTGCGGAAATCTCGAAGGGTGCTTCCGCGGGCAGGCGTGCGCCGCCCTCCACCGCAAAATCCCACGTTTCGGGATTGTGGCAGAATTTGCAGCGCATGGGGCAGCCCTGCGTAAAGACGACGAAGCGGATTCCCGGGCCGTCGACCGACCCGAAGGTTTCCAGCTTGTTGATTTTGCCGAGTGCCATAGGTGAAATTGCCGCGCAGGGGTTAGCCCTTCGCGAGCATGTCCATCAGTTCGGAGTCGAGCCTGTCGGGGTTGTTGTACTGCGGCAGGCTATTGTGCAGCGACTCGCCTTTGGATACGAGACCGAAATCGAGGTTCTTGTAGTTCCAGTAACTGAAGCCCACGTCGGCTTCGCGCAGGATGTCGAGGAAGTCGCGCATCCATGCGATTTGGTACTGGCGCGGAACCTGGACGTACACGCCGAACTCGTTGCATGCCA includes the following:
- the pflA gene encoding pyruvate formate-lyase-activating protein, whose protein sequence is MALGKINKLETFGSVDGPGIRFVVFTQGCPMRCKFCHNPETWDFAVEGGARLPAEAPFEISAGDLLKKALRYKSYWGTEGGITVSGGEPLAQMDFMIEFFEAAKAAGVNTCIDTSGVNFVRNEPYFGKFKRLMAATDLLLVDIKHIDPTEHKALTGHDNANILDMFRYLDEIHKPIWIRHVLVPGISDNDDYLAQTRDFIRTLGNVKRIDVLPYHALALAKYQQLGIDYPLKDVKSPSPERVANAKKILETALDKA